The Bacillota bacterium genome has a window encoding:
- a CDS encoding GTP pyrophosphokinase family protein — MEAKTSAVLIQPGETSEFSDPEQMQDLCKAMNRFLLCYNLGMDQVNTKINTLKQEFQHIHEYNPIEHVKWRLKTPESILKKVRRRGCPWSFAAIRENVRDIAGIRITCSFVSDIYRVAGMLMQQPDLEVVEYKDYIEQPKYNGYRSLHIILKVPVYMSDHTERVYVEVQIRTIAMDFWASLEHKIYYKFQDGQDIPHSLHADLKEAAEAMTILDEKMERIHKEMQQLRLAGWNDDKPLLSADLSRLLINAQYPSV; from the coding sequence ATGGAGGCCAAGACTTCAGCTGTACTGATACAACCGGGTGAAACAAGCGAGTTTTCTGACCCGGAGCAAATGCAAGATCTCTGCAAGGCCATGAATCGATTTCTACTTTGCTATAATTTGGGTATGGATCAGGTCAATACAAAGATTAATACTTTAAAGCAAGAATTTCAGCATATACACGAATATAATCCAATTGAGCATGTGAAGTGGCGGCTCAAGACTCCGGAAAGCATCCTGAAAAAAGTGCGGCGTAGAGGTTGTCCGTGGTCTTTTGCGGCAATTCGGGAGAATGTCCGGGATATAGCGGGTATTCGCATCACCTGTTCCTTTGTTTCTGACATTTACCGTGTCGCCGGGATGTTGATGCAGCAGCCAGATCTTGAGGTAGTCGAATACAAAGATTATATCGAGCAGCCAAAATACAACGGCTATCGGAGTCTGCATATAATCCTTAAAGTACCAGTGTATATGTCTGATCACACCGAGAGAGTGTATGTTGAAGTGCAAATTCGGACCATTGCTATGGATTTTTGGGCTAGTCTGGAGCACAAAATCTATTATAAGTTTCAGGACGGACAGGATATTCCCCATTCTTTGCACGCCGATCTCAAAGAGGCCGCCGAAGCAATGACCATTTTGGACGAAAAAATGGAGCGAATTCACAAAGAAATGCAGCAGCTGCGTTTAGCAGGTTGGAATGATGACAAACCTCTCCTGTCTGCGGATTTATCGAGACTGCTGATAAATGCCCAATATCCATCTGTTTAA
- a CDS encoding DUF1295 domain-containing protein: MRFVKNRSGVFGLVFVVYVLAFLGFYLFQRLTNGGSLLLSTFWGDVAATVIIWLFGIVYKNSSLYDPYWSVAPLYVVCFWLLVRGSSPSTPDILFLFALFVWGIRLTFNWATRWQGIEHQDWRYTYFKKRSGNWWQLVNLGGIHLIPTIVVYLGIAPVFFALFEPGPGTGVLLALGFVLCIIAAAIQLIADKQMDRFKQRAQSREQYIDEGIWRYSRHPNYFGELLFWWGLWVMQVGVNTSIWWTVIGPAAMTLLFVFISIPLMERHILANKPHYAEYQNTVSVLVPWMRKLRRETAV, translated from the coding sequence ATGCGGTTTGTAAAAAATCGGTCTGGAGTGTTTGGACTTGTGTTTGTTGTCTATGTATTGGCCTTTCTCGGTTTTTATCTATTTCAACGCCTGACCAATGGGGGAAGTCTCTTGTTGTCTACTTTCTGGGGTGACGTCGCTGCCACTGTCATCATTTGGCTCTTCGGTATTGTCTACAAGAACTCCAGTCTCTACGACCCGTACTGGTCGGTGGCGCCCCTGTATGTTGTCTGCTTCTGGTTGTTGGTCAGAGGAAGCAGTCCTAGTACTCCCGATATTTTGTTCCTATTCGCGCTCTTTGTCTGGGGGATACGCCTGACATTCAACTGGGCTACGCGCTGGCAAGGTATTGAGCATCAGGATTGGCGCTATACCTACTTTAAGAAACGGTCTGGCAACTGGTGGCAATTGGTCAATTTGGGCGGCATACACTTGATACCGACAATCGTTGTATATTTGGGCATTGCTCCGGTATTTTTCGCTCTATTTGAGCCTGGGCCGGGAACTGGCGTGCTGCTGGCGTTGGGATTTGTCCTCTGTATCATTGCTGCCGCAATCCAGCTCATCGCCGACAAACAAATGGATCGCTTTAAACAACGTGCCCAGTCCCGTGAGCAGTATATTGATGAGGGAATCTGGCGCTACTCCCGTCACCCCAACTATTTTGGAGAACTCCTCTTCTGGTGGGGATTGTGGGTAATGCAAGTCGGCGTCAACACGTCAATTTGGTGGACGGTAATTGGACCAGCCGCTATGACGCTTCTATTTGTATTCATCAGCATACCGCTAATGGAAAGACACATCCTCGCGAACAAACCGCATTATGCTGAGTACCAGAACACAGTTTCTGTTTTGGTGCCATGGATGCGCAAACTCCG
- a CDS encoding HAMP domain-containing histidine kinase, translating into MRKFSIKLILFFVFIVLVSSSLSFLASTLFSQQVAGEIRQDQRDIAESVRELYAKTNLSLDEILCITSTSMYEVRAVEPGELELRQVDWDQLEHGEAVFLTTGRFIRTTTLIRVNGDYIRIGLQPQNTIFTVMASRMWDSLLFYVAIAVLLVVLMVNIVVKPIRRLSEATREIAKGNFDVQVDAVSNDEIGQLTENFNRMVRELKSIEYLRKDFISNVSHEFKTPIASIQGFARLLQSDGLSPEERAEYAEIIVEETGRLSRLSSNMMKLSKLETQEIVERGTPFALDEQIRKSIVLLEPEWETKGITFNIELVSVMYQGNEELLHQVWLNLLGNAIKFSEKGGTIDIRLWQQEKQVFIEIADQGIGMDAEVQSRIFEKFYQGEKAHFREGSGLGLALVKRIIEMHGGRIDVESVPGQGSTFTVRLPDV; encoded by the coding sequence ATGAGAAAATTCAGCATCAAGCTGATCCTGTTTTTTGTGTTCATCGTCCTGGTCTCCTCCTCCCTGTCGTTTCTGGCCTCGACCCTTTTTTCCCAGCAAGTAGCAGGGGAAATCCGGCAGGACCAGCGGGATATCGCGGAATCGGTCCGGGAGTTGTATGCCAAGACAAATTTGAGCCTTGACGAAATTCTCTGCATCACTTCCACATCAATGTATGAAGTGCGAGCCGTCGAACCAGGTGAACTGGAACTGCGGCAGGTGGACTGGGACCAGTTGGAGCATGGAGAAGCGGTGTTCTTGACCACCGGGAGATTTATTCGGACAACAACCTTGATTCGCGTAAATGGCGACTATATCCGGATTGGTCTTCAACCGCAAAACACGATTTTTACAGTTATGGCCTCCCGAATGTGGGATTCGTTGCTCTTTTATGTTGCTATTGCTGTATTGCTGGTGGTGCTTATGGTGAATATTGTTGTCAAGCCAATTCGCCGACTCAGTGAAGCTACCCGTGAAATTGCCAAGGGGAATTTTGACGTTCAGGTGGATGCAGTGAGCAATGATGAGATTGGGCAGCTGACAGAGAACTTTAACCGCATGGTCAGGGAACTGAAGAGCATTGAGTATCTGCGTAAAGATTTTATCAGCAATGTTTCCCATGAGTTCAAGACCCCGATTGCATCCATTCAGGGTTTTGCCCGCTTGTTGCAAAGCGACGGACTTAGTCCCGAGGAACGGGCAGAGTATGCCGAAATCATTGTCGAAGAGACCGGCAGGCTCTCCCGCCTGTCATCAAATATGATGAAGTTATCGAAACTGGAAACCCAAGAAATTGTTGAGCGGGGAACGCCCTTTGCCTTGGATGAGCAAATCAGAAAGAGTATTGTGCTCCTCGAACCGGAATGGGAAACTAAGGGCATTACCTTTAATATTGAGTTGGTTTCAGTTATGTACCAAGGTAACGAGGAGTTGCTGCATCAGGTCTGGTTGAATCTGCTGGGCAATGCGATAAAGTTCTCGGAAAAGGGTGGGACAATTGATATCCGCCTCTGGCAGCAAGAGAAGCAGGTGTTCATTGAGATTGCTGATCAGGGCATTGGTATGGACGCTGAGGTTCAATCCAGGATTTTCGAGAAATTTTACCAGGGGGAAAAAGCTCATTTTCGGGAGGGCAGTGGTCTGGGCCTGGCATTGGTAAAACGGATTATCGAGATGCATGGTGGCAGGATTGATGTGGAAAGTGTCCCCGGGCAGGGTTCAACGTTCACCGTCCGCCTCCCGGACGTTTAA